The genomic region CCGGTTTGAGGACATCGTCGCGCATTGCCAGTCGAGGAACGAGATCGTATCCTTTTTTCTGGGCATCCTCGAGCTGGTCCGCCTCAAGACGATTCGCGTGTACCAGGCGAACCCGCTGGGGCTGATCAGCATCGTGCCCGCCGTCCGGGAGACCGATAATGGAAGAGACACCGAAAACGAATCCGCCGCAGGCGAGTGAGCCGACGGACGTCGCCCCCCTGGCCGCGCCCCAGGCGTCCGGGGAGCCGATCAGCGTCGACGAACTGCTGGCCCCGGACTCCGAAGCGGAGACGGAGCCGCCGAATCCAGAGGCCGATCTTCCGCGCGCCGCCTCGATCCTGGAGAGCCTCCTCCTCGTTTCCACCGCCCCGATCCCCGTCGAAAAGACGCGCCAGCTGCTGGGAGGCCTCAACCGTGCCCAGGTGCGGGAGGTGCTGGCCCTGCTCCGGGCGAAGTACCCGGCGGACTCATCGGGGATCCTCCTGGAAGAGGTCGCCAGGGGGATCCAGTTCCGCACCAACCCGGCGAACCAGGAGCACGTGCGCCGTCTCTTCGACGTGAAGCCTCCGCGCTTCTCCCGGGCCGCGCTCGAGACGCTGGCGATCGTCGCCTACAAGCAGCCGCTGACCCGGCAGGAGATCGAGCAGATCCGCGGCGTCGATTGCGCCGGGGCGTTGAAGACCCTGATGGACCGCCGGCTCGTGAAGGTGATGGGGAAGAAGGACGTCCCCGGCAAGCCGTTCCTTTTCGGAACCGCGCGGGAGTTCATGGAGACGTTCAGCCTCGG from Deltaproteobacteria bacterium CG2_30_66_27 harbors:
- a CDS encoding SMC-Scp complex subunit ScpB; protein product: MEETPKTNPPQASEPTDVAPLAAPQASGEPISVDELLAPDSEAETEPPNPEADLPRAASILESLLLVSTAPIPVEKTRQLLGGLNRAQVREVLALLRAKYPADSSGILLEEVARGIQFRTNPANQEHVRRLFDVKPPRFSRAALETLAIVAYKQPLTRQEIEQIRGVDCAGALKTLMDRRLVKVMGKKDVPGKPFLFGTAREFMETFSLGSLAELPSMREIEEYLAASTGTPVEESRPTMRLPAIPDGDIEQGGDELAASLAEAGPGAEGVSATEGKIPPDVTEAELANAASKSAAGGHEPGNEE